The genomic window CGCCCAAAAGGTTTGGCTGCTCTGAGCCTAACGTTCGCCCTGTTCGGGGAGCGGTGTTTAGGGGGACTCTGCTGCTCAGAGGAAGCTGCAGTGACGGGAATCACCTGACCTCGTCTCTGTGACTCACGGTCTGAACTCTGACCTCTTGCTGTTGATCTACAGCCTctgcctccactcctctccagacTGACATCCTCAGGACTGGATGCCAGCGGTAATTCCTCTTCTCTTGCTTCGCCCAACCCCTCAGCTGTGTCTGTGGCCGAGGACGGGGAGTCTGCGCGATTGGTGTTGGGGGCATTGAGTGGTTGCCGATCCTTTGGCGTCCTCTGGGCGGAGAAGATCCTCTCTGAGAAACAGGCAGCAGAATACATCATCCTGGGCTCTGTGACGTAGGAGGAGAACCGCTGGGGAGGGACGATGCTCCTCCTGGACCTCCCAGCCTGGCTgctcctccccaccaccacctggCTGCTGCAGCCTGGCTGGGACCTGCTGCCTCTCCTGGTTCTGCAGGGGTGGGAAGGGCTATTCCTGGCTGACACTCTGCTACTGTCCTTGCTGCTGCctgctgtctcctcctcttcctctctactcctctcaggAAGACCACTGCTGGTacgacctggtgactcctcctcttcctctctactcctctcaggAAGACCACTGCTGGTACTACCTGgtgactcctcctcttcctctctactcctctcaggAAGACCACTGCTGGTACTACCTGgtgactcctcctcttcctctctactcctctcaggAAGACCACTGCCATGGTCACAGGTGCTGCTGGTACTACCTGgtgactcctcctcttcctctctactcctctcaggAAGACCACTGCTGGTACTACCTGgtgactcctcctcttcctctctactcctctcaggAAGACCACTGCCATGGTCACAGGCGCTGCTGGTACTACCTGgtgactcctcctcttcctctctactcttctcAGGAAGACCACTGCTGGTACTACCTGgtgactcctcctctctcctcttcttagGGAGGTCACTCCTACTGCTGTCCTGACAGGTGATGTTCCAGCTCTCTGGTTTGTGTTGGTCCTCCTGCGGGGGACTCTGTTgtgtagaggagaggactgggagcttctccatctcctccttcatGCCGACTCTATCCTTCGTGACTCTCACTGGAACTGCCTCCTCTGCTGTCACCTTCTCCGTTGCGCCCTCCTTCACTCTACCGGTCTCGCCCTCCTTCACTCTACCGgtttctccctctttcactctacCGGTCTCGCCCTCCTTCACTCTACCGGTCTCGCCCTCCTTCACTCTACCGGTCTCGCGCTCCTTCACTCTACCGGtttctccctccttcactctaccggtctctccctccttcactctaccggtctctccctccttcactctactggtctctccctccttcactctaccggtctctccctccttcactctaccggtctctccctccttcactctactggtctctccctccttcactctaccggtctctccctccttcactctaccggtctctccctccttcactctcccggtctctccctccttctctctaccgTTCTCGCCCTCCTCCTCTGTGATTCTGTCTATCTCTGCTGTAACGGGGGTTGGTTCAGGTGAGGAGCATGTAGAAAAGGGCGTGGCACTGCGGCTCTTGTTCTTCCCTAGCGACAGCCTCCTGCCCAGCGATTGGTTCAGCCTGGCCAGCTCCCGTTTGATTAGCAAAGTCTGGCGCCGGGTGGACGACTGGTCGGGCAAAGTCGCCATGGCAGCCAGGGCCTCCTGTCGCCGCCGGGAACGCGTCCGAGGTGGATGGCTCTCGTTGTTGTCATGGTGATGCAACATGTCGTTTAGGCTGTAGTCGCTGCCGCCACCCGTGTTCAGAACGGTGGTGATGATCTCACTCAGGTGGGCGTCGGCCTGGGACTCTGCAATGTGCTGATTGGCCGAGGTCGTCAGGTGGGGATCCTTCTCTAGGTTGTGATTGGCTAAGGCAGAGCTGAGTGGAGGATCCTTCTCCTGGGGTCTGATTGTCTTTAGTTTGTCACTGAAACGCTCCACCAGGTCCTGCTGCTCCCTGTCCTCACCCACCGTCCCACCACACCCAGCCTCCTCCTCTTTTTCCCCCTCCTGctgcagaagagagggaggctTGTCTTCCTCCTTACCGTCCATGTCTGAGggtatgggggagagagggggaggagagggggtgcggGATCGCTCTCTCTTGAGGACAGGGCACtcgcttcctcctcctcctcccggggCTGTGTGTCTGGTCGGGGCCAGGTAGGTGTGTTCTGAGCAGCAGGAGGCGCAGGGCTGGGGGTTGGAGCAACAGACAGAGGCCACGGGACAGACTGAGGGATTAGGGCACAGAGCGGAGGATGAACGAGAAGAGGAGGACGTGAAAGAGCACAGAGAAGAGGAGGTGCGAACCCCAGTGGTGATGTGTCCCAGGGACAGGCTCTGGCAGGACAGGCAGCGGAGGCTCTGgaggcagaaacagacaggaggCAGCCAGCAGCAACAGCCTGGACCACCTGGTGTCTTCCAGTCAGTCGGACGCGTGGCTCCACTACGGCTCCAACAGCCagtgaaggaaggaggagaggaagtgtcGTCCTGTTGTTTGGCCACCAGGTGGCCGCAGAGAGGGTCTGGGGGCGGGACGAGGCGGTGATGGGCGTCCCTGTAGGCCAATGATAGACGGTGCTGCTGGTGGGCGAGCCTCAGGATTCGCTGGAGCAGAGAGCGATGGGCGGGGCATAAAGAGGAGCGCACCGCCTCCAGAGCAGAGCTCCTCTCACTTGGAGCATCGGGCATCCCAGCATCCTCTGCTTCCCTCTGGGGTTCATCCGTAACCGGGGGCAACGGGGAGCTAGAGGTAGACAGGGGATAggaaaaatattttatttaaagGAGCCACTTCATTAAATTCACAAGCTTAAACTGTAGGACTCATTCTTATGGAGATTCATTACCACCACAGAAACAATGACAACACAACAGACCTACCTCTAACCCACCAGTCAACAACTCTAACCCACCAGTCAACAACTCTCACCCACCGGTCAACAACTCTAACCCACCAGTCAACAACTCTAACCCACCGGTCAACAACTCTAACCCACCGGTCAACAACTCTAACCCACCGGTCAACAACTCTAACCCACCGGTCAACAAGTCTAACCCACCGGTCAACAACTCTAACCCACCGGTCAACAACTCTAACCCACCGGTCAACAACTCTCACCCACCGGTCAACAACTCTCACCCACCGGTCAACAACTCTCACCCACCGGTCAACAACTCTAACCCACCGGTCAACAACTCTCACCCACCGGTCAACAACTCTAACCCACCGGTCAACAACTCTAACCCACCGGTCAACAACTCTAACCCACCGGTCAACAACTCTAACCCACCGGTCAACAAGTCTAACCCACCGGTCAACAACTCTCACCCACCGGTCAACAACTCTAACCCACCGGTCAACAACTCTAACCCACCGGTCAACAACTCTAACCCACCGGTCAACAACTCTAACCCACCGGTCAACAACTCTAACCCACCGGTCAACAACTCTCACCCACCGGTCAACAACTCTCACCCACCGGTCAACAACTCTAACCCACCGGTCAACAACTAACCCACCGGTCAACAACTCTAACCCACCGGTCAACAACTCTAACCCACCGGTCAACAACTCTAACCCACCGGTCAACAACTCTAACCCACCGGTCAACAACTCTAACCCACCGGTCAACAACTCTAACCCACCGGTCAACAACTCTAACCCACCAGTCAACAACTCTAACCCACCAGTCAACACAAAGCACTGGTGGTCTCCTACGGAAAAAAATCGACTTAAATTTAgcaatatttgagattcttcaaagtagcaactctttgccttgacagctttgcacattcttggcattctcttaactagcttcatgaggtggtcacctggaatgcatttcaattaacaggtgtgccttaagttaatttgtggaatttctttccttcttaatgcgttttagccaattagttgtgttgtgataaggtaggggggtaaacagaagatagccctatttggtaaaagaccaagtccatattatggtgagaacagctcaaataagcaaagagaaatgacagtccatcattactttaagacatgaaggtcagtcaatacggaaaacttcaagaactttgaaagtttcttcaagttcagtcgcaacaatcatcaagtgctatgaaactggctctcatgaggaccaccacaggaagacccagagttacctctgctgcacaggataagttcattagagttaccagcctcagaaattgcagcccaaataaatgcttcacagatttcaagtaacagacacatctcaacatcaactgttcagaggagactgtgtgaatcaagccttcatggtcaaattgctgcaaagaaaccactactaaagcacaccaataagaagaagagacttggttgggccaagaaacacgagcaatggacattagaccggaggaaacgagtccaaattggagatgttTGGCTCCAACGCCATTTCTtggtgagatgcagagtaggtgaacggatgatctctgcatgtctggttcccactgtgaagcatggaggaggaggtcgTGTCTTTATAGAGACGACCTCCATAAGGGTTGAGAGGTGATAACAGCCCACCATAAGTGTTGAGTGGTGATAACAGCCTGTCTTTATAGAGGTGACCCCCATAAGGGTTGAGTGGTGATAACAGCCCACCATAAGGGTTGAGTGGTGATAACAGCCTGTCTTTATAGAGGTGACCCCCATAAGGGTTGAGTGGTGATAACAGCCCACCATAAGGGTTGAGTGGTGATAACAGCCTGTCTTTATAGAGGTGACCCCCATAAGGGTTGAGTGGTGATAACAGCCTGTCTTTATAGAGGTGACCCTCATAAGGGTTGAGTGGTGATAACAGCCCACCATAAGGGTTGAGTGGTGATAACAGCCTGTCTTTATAGAGGCGACCCCCATAAGGGTTGAGTGGTGATAACAGCCCACCATAAGGGTTGAGTGGTGATAACAGCCCACCATAAGGGTTGAGTGGTGATAACAGCCTGTCTTTATAGAGGCGACCCCCATAAGGGTTGAGTGGTGATAACAGCCCACCATAAGGGTTGAGTGGTGATAACAGCCTGTCTTTATAGAGGTGACCCCCATAAGGGTTGAGTGGTGATAACAGCCCACCATAAGGGTTGAGTGGTGATAACAGCCTGTCTTTATAGAGGCGACCCCCATAAGGGTTGAGTGGTGATAACAGCCTGTCTTTATAGAGGTGACCCCCATAAGGGTTGAGTGGTGATAACAGCCTGTCTTTATAGAGGTGACCCCCATAAGGGTTGAGTGGTGATAACAGCCCACCATAAGGGTTGAGTGGTGATAACAGCCTGTCTTTATAGAGGTGACCCCCATAAGGGTTGAGTGGTGATAACAGCCTGTCTTTATAGAGGTGACCCTCATAAGGGTTGAGTGGTGATAACAGCCCACCATAAGGGTTGAGTGGTGATAACAGCCTGTCTTTATAGAGGTGACCCCCATAAGGGTTGAGTGGTGATAACAGCCCTCCATAAGGGTTGAGTGGTGATAACAGCCCACCATAAGGGTTGAGTGGTGATAACAGCCTGTCTTTATAGAGGCGACCCCCATAAGGGTTGAGTGGTGATAACAGCCCACCATAAGGGTTGAGTGGTGATAACAGCCTGTCTTTATAGAGGTGACCCCCATAAGGGTTGAGTGGTGATAACAACCCACCATAAGGGTTGAGTGGTGATAACAGCCTGTCTTTATAGAGGTGACCCCCATAAGGGTTGAGTGGTGATAACAGCCTGTCTTTATAGAGGCGACCCCCATAAGGGTTGAGTGGTGATAACAGCCTGTCTTTACAGAGGTGACCCCCATAAGGGTTGAGAGGTGATAACAGCCTGTCTTTATAGAGGTGACCACCATAAGGGTTGAGAGGTGATAACAGCCTGTCTTTATAGAGGTGACCACCATAAGGGTTGAGTGGTGATAACAGCCCacagccaactgctttcttctggaaaatgtgaagtccaagatggacaaagggggcgctgttggggctgtgtttctggacctaaggaaggcttttgatactgttaaccatgagattctcatcacaaaattgtcaaagttcaacttttcccctgatgccttgagatggatgaaatcataccttgaaggcagaactcagtgtgtcatagtgagcaatgagctgtcgcccactcgtagctatgatgtgggcgtgccccaagggtccaTACTGGGGCCCCtgctgttcagcctgtacattaatgatctgccttctgtctgtactgggtctgaagttcaaatgtatgcaggtgatacagtgatatatgtgcatgcaaagagcaaacaacaagctgcacaagaactcactactgtaatggtccaggttacaaagtggctcagtgactcgtgtttgcatgttcttcacaaagagggcaacagatgctactgagccagatgtctatgtgtcaggggagaagctccaggtggtatccgattttaagtaccttggcatcatacttgattccaacctctcttttaaaaagcatgtgaaaaaggtaattcaaataactaaattcaacctagctaatttccgatttatacgaaattgtttgactacagaggtagcaaaactgtacttcaactctatgatactcccccacttagcatactgcttgactagttgggcccaagcttgctgtacaacattaaaacctattcagtctgtctacaaacaggctctccaagtgcttgataggaagcccaatagccatcatcattgtcacatccttagaaagcatgagctcttgagttgggaaaatcttgtgcaatacaccgacgcatgtcttgtattcaagatccttaatggcctggctccccctccactcaatatttttgttaaacagaaaacccagacatatggcagcagatccacaaggtctgccatgagaggtgactgtataatTCCCCTAAGGAaaatgtctggaatacactgccatcagacacacataactgcaccacatatcacactttcacaaaatgcttgaagacatggctaaaggtcaatcagatttgtgaacatggtccctagctgtgtgttgccgctttccatgttgtctgttgtctgtagcttgtgaggtgtggaaacactttgttgcttttatgaattttgtcttgctgctttttgctctatgttgctctgtctgtatgctacgtcttgcttgttctatgttgctattgtctatattgtaattgtttttaataacctgcccagggactgcggttgaaaattagccggctggctaaaaccggcacttttactgaaacgttgattaatgtgcactgtccctgtaaaaataaaaataaactcaactcaaaaCTCATAAGGGTTGAGTGGTGATAACAGCCTGTCTTTATAGAGGTGACCCCCATAAGGGTTGAGAGGTGATAAAGCCCCCCATAAGGGTTGAGTGGTGATAAAAGCCTGTCTTTATAGAGGTGACCCCCATAAGGGTTGAGAGGTGATACAGCCCCCCATAAGGATTGAGTGGTGATAACAGCCTGTCTTTATAGAGGTGACCCCCATAAGGGTTGAGAGGTGATAACAGCCCACCATACGGGTTGAGAGGTGATAACAGCCTGTCTTTATAGAGGTGACCCCCATAAGGGTTGAGAGGTGATAACAGCCCACCATACGGGTTGAGAGGTGATAACAGCCCACCATACGGGTTGAGAGGTGATAACAGCCCTCCATACGGGTTGAGAGGTGATAACAGCCTGTCTTTATAGAGGTGACCCCCATAAGGGTTGAGAGGTGATAACAGCCCACCATACGGGTTGAGAGGTGATAACAGCCCACCATACGGGTTGAGAGGTGATAACAGCCCTCCATAAGGGTTGAGAGGTGATAACAGCCCACCATACGGGTTGAGAGGTGATAACAGCCTGTCTTTATAGAGGTGACCCCCATAAGGGTTGAGAGGTATTAACAGCCCACCATAAGGGTTGAGTGGTGATAACAGCCTGTCTTTATAGAGGTGACCCCCATAAGGGTTGAGTGGTGATAACAGCCTGTCTTTATAGAGGTGACCCCCATAAGGGTTGAGAGGTGATAACAGCCCACCATAAGGGTTGAGTGGTGATAACAGCCCCCCATACGGGTTGAGAGGTGATAACAGCCTGTCTTTATAGAGGTGACCCCCATAAGGGTTGAGTGGTGATAACAGCCCCCCATACGGGTTGAGAGGTGATAACAGCCTGTCTTTATAGAGGTGACCCCCATAAGGGTTGAGTGGTGATAACAGCCCCCCATACGGGTTGAGAGGTGATAACAGCCTGTCTTTATAGAGGTGACCCCCATAAGGGTTGAGAGGTGATAACAGCCCACCATACGGGTTGAGAGGTGATAACAGCCTGTCTTTATAGAGGTGACCCCCATAAGGGTTGAGAGGTGATAACAGCCCACCATACGGGTTGAGAGGTGATAACAGCCTGTCTTTATAGAGGTGACCCCCATAAGGGTTGAGAAGTGATAACAGCCTGTCTTTACAGAGGTGACCCCCATAAGGGTTGAGTGGTGATAGCAGCCTGTCTTTATAGAGGCGACCCCCATAAGGGTTGAGTGGTGATAACAGCCCTCCATAAGGGTTGAGTGGTGATAACAGCCTGTCTTTATAGAGGTGACCCCCATAAGGGTTGAGAAGTGATAACAGCCTGTCTTTACAGAGGTGACCCCCATAAGGGTTGAGAGGTGATAACAGCCCACCATAAGGGTTGAGTGGTGATAGCAGCCTGTCTTTATAGAGGCGACCCCCATAAGGGTTGAGTGGTGATAACAGCCTGTCTTTATAGAGGCGACCCCTATAAGGGTTGAGTGGTGATAGCAGCCCACCATAAGGGTTGAGTGTAACATAATTAAAACATGAATTGAAACAATGCAGagtttctacacattttgccatgaaaCTGAAATCATATTTTAGCAGTTATAAAGCCATTGCCCTTAAATTCTACACATGTTGCCATGGCTACAGCTGTGGTCTAATTCTGCAACATTATAACATCAATGGGGACCTGATTGTCTAGCGTATATTTTGGGTGATTGTTAGGACTCAAAAGATAATAGGCTATTGTttaaatatataggtccattcaTCGCTTCTACACACTTTGTATTTAGTCATTTAAAATTTACACTGAAAGCACTTTTCCAtcccaaaaatgtatttgtaaaacaAATGATAAAAAGTCATCACGCCTAGACccccagtttgggaaccactgtattttatatttaacctttattcaacaaattcttattttaaatgacggcctaccgcgggaacggtgggtttaactgccttgttcaggggacagaacgacagattttttaccttggtcggctcgggggattcgatcttgcaacctttcggttaccagtccaacactctaatacggtgcggcaggaagcctagtggttagagtgcagtgGTGGAAAGTGTACcctattgtcatacttgagtaaaactgaaggggaaaaaacgattagaaaatgactcaagtaaaagtcacccttTAAAAATACAACTTAAGTAAAAAtcaaaagtatttgtttttaaatatacttaagtatcaaaagtaaaaaaaaaaaaatcaaattccttatattaagcaaagcattTTATTTCCAGAAGTCCAGGGGACACACCCCAACACTCTGACAtctaagcattcaaaatggaaCGAGAACTTTTTGGACGTCAGAGAAAATGTACGGAGTTAAAaatgacattattttctttaggaatgtagagaagtaaaagttgtccaaaatataaaatagtaaagtacagatacccccccccccccaaacaaacaCAAGTAAAAGCactttaaaatactacttaagtactgCTAGAGTACCAGCATCTTCCCCGATTCAGTCAGCATCACCACCTAGTGGTCTAAATGGGGTACTGGAgacaataaatacaaatactaataCAACATTTAAAATCCCCAACTCATTTAGAACAGAGCAACACAGCATCAAAGGGCCTCTTTaaagatttaaaaaacaaacattttttttagacACAAATCaatcaaaataatatttaaaaaaaatcacagacctgaaacaaaatgtggaaagaaaaAGATTTCCAAGCAGCAAAACTAAACGCTTCACGACAACAATTAAACATTTATCATTCAGAGTCCAAATCGATGTATGTATAAAATAACTGATTTCTGTTCAAGTATTTTTTTATTCGAAATATGTAGACAGTTGAAAACAACAAAGACATCACCTGAAGATGTATAGAAGCAAGGCTGTTACTGGTATTGAGGAGTGTAACCATGGTAATACCGCAGTAGACCCTAGTCTGAGTTTGGGTCGGTCAGTGTAACCATGGTAATACCGCAGTAGACCCTAGTCTGAGTTTGGGTCGGTCAGTGTAACCATGGTAATACCGCAGTAGACCCTAGTCTGAGTTTGGGTCGGTCAGTGTAACCATGGTAATACCGCAGTAGAACCTCGTCTGAGTTTGGGGTCGGTCAGTGTAACCATGGTAATATCTAGACTAGTGTCAGTcatcaggaggggaggggagtgtcCCCAGAGAGGTGAGACTACACCATCTAGACTAGTGTCAGTCATCAGGAGGGGAGTGTCCCCAGAgaggtctaaccctaaccctaacccatgcaggagagggagaacgagggttagtctaaccctaaccctaacccatgcaggagagggagaacgagggtgagtctaaccctaacccatgcaggagagggagaacgagggttagtctaaccctaaccctaacccatgcaggagagggagaacgagggtgagtctaaccctaacccatgcaggagagggagaacgagggttagtctaaccctaacccatgcaggagagggagaacgagggtgagtctaaccctaacccatgcaggagagggagaacgagggttagggttagtctaaccctaacccatgaaggagagggagaacgagggtgagtctaaccctaacccatgcaggagagggagaacgagggtgagtctaaccctaacccatgcaggagagggagaacgagggtgagtctaaccctaacccatgcaggagagggagaacgagggttagggttagtctaaccctaacccctgaaggagagggagaacgagggtgagtctaaccctaacccatgcaggagagggagaacgagggtgagtctaaccctaacccatgcaggagagggagaacgagggtgagtctaaccctaacctatgcaggagagggagaatgagggttagtctaaccctaacccatgcaggagagggagaacgagggttagtctaaccctaacccatgcaggagagggagaacgagggtgagtctaaccctaaccctaacccatgcaggagagggagaacgagggtgagtctaaccctaacccatgcaggagagggagaatgagggttagtctaaccctaaccctaacccatgcaggagagggagaacgagggtgagtctaaccctaacccatgcaggagagggagaacgatGACTCAAGAAGCATAACGAATTGAACTATAAAACGGAAATTATACGCGTCGGAGTTGCGTattacatttaacaaaccaaacactgAAAAAAACGTTACAGAAGGCAGAGTGAAAACTCAACCCGTCCGAGCTTCAACACCGGTATATAACAACATACGGAATACCCGCCCAGCGCTAGGCTCGACGGAACTTCAAGGGATACTTCGGGACGTCGGCATTAGTTATTTACTTCCCCGGATGAACGCGTGGATGCCATTTTTATGTCCCTGAGTCCAATGTGAAGGTAGTTCGAGGTAGTTTTGTGAGCcgatgctaactagcgttagcgcaatgactgtacgtctatgggtatctactagcatTCTAGTAGGtgtaatgactggaagtctatgtgTATCTGCTAGCATGTGATCCGAtccccatagacttccagtcgtTGCCCCTACTAGAATGGTAGCTGTTCCCATAGGcgtccagtcattgcgctaacgctagttagcaacttcttTCAAACTGCACACGGACATATAAAAAAATGGTATCCGCGAGTTCACCTGACTCTGGGGAAAATAGATCATATCCTGTAAGTGTCCCTTTAAAAATGCACCTTATAGGCTTCATAGTGTCTCTTAAACTCTGTAGGTTTAAGAGAAGAGGATTCAGTGAGGGTGACAACAACACAAAGATGTCTCAGGTCccgttaaaaaaacaaacatcctTCTGTTCCAATCAGCAGTAAATGGCTTGTTGTTATCCTTCACAGGGTGGTCGTTGAGAAAGTAGAGGTTCATACAGGAATCttgtgagaccagagacgttgtgagaccagagacgttatgagaccagagacgttatgagaccagagacgttatgagaccagagacgttgtgagaccagagacgttatgagaccagagacgttgtgagaccagagacgttgtgagaccagagacgttatgagaccagagacgttgtgagaccagagacgttatgagaccagagacgttgtgAGATCAGAGACGTTAtgagaccagagacgttgtgagaccagagacgatgtgagaccagagacgttgtgagaccagagacgttgtgagaccagagacgttatgagaccagagacgttgtgagaccagagacgttgtgagaccagagacgttgtgagaccagagacgttatgagaccagagacgttatgagaccagagacgttatgagaccagagacgttgtgagaccagagacgttgtgagaccagagacgttgtgagaccagagacggtgtgagaccagagacgttatgagaccagagacgttgtgagaccagagacgttatgagaccagagacgttgtgagaccagagacgacgtgagaccagagacgttgtgagaccagagacgttatgagaccagagacgttgtgagaccagagacgttgtgagaccagagacgttaTGAGACCAGAGACGTTATGAGACCAGAGACGTTATGAGACCAGAGGCGTTATGAGACCAGAGACGCTATGAGACCAGAGACGTTATGAGACCAGAGACGTTAtgagaccagagacgttgtgagaccagagacgttatgagaccagagacgttatgagaccagagacgttatgagaccagagacgttgtgagaccagagacgttgtgagaccagagacgttatgagaccagagacgttgtgAGATCAGAGACGTTAtgagaccagagacgttgtgAGATCAGAGACGTTAtgagaccagagacgttgtgagaccagagacgatgtgagaccagagacgttgtgagaccagagacgttgtgagaccagagacgttgtgagaccagagacgttgtgagaccagagacgttgtgagaccagagacgttgtgagaccagagacgttatgagaccagagacgttgtgagaccagagacgttgtgagaccagagacgttgtgagaccagagacgttaTGAGACCAGAGACGgtgtgagaccagagacgttgtgagaccagagacgttgtgagaccagagacgttatgagaccagagacgttgtgAGATCAGAGACGTTAtgagaccagagacgttgtgagaccagagacgatgtgagaccagagacgttgtga from Oncorhynchus masou masou isolate Uvic2021 chromosome 20, UVic_Omas_1.1, whole genome shotgun sequence includes these protein-coding regions:
- the LOC135507235 gene encoding uncharacterized protein LOC135507235 isoform X1, producing MEEADRMAARCRSSKCTVERNGFKRELDTWRHKLINCVGFESILEGIYGPLLLRDLNIFDDCEPEELEDWAVKASCSFCSLLINDHVPVAASPSDDTPSQAPSLSDSSLSAHRFLHAVFHKKELASSGDPNVPLVAQELMKRMVRQFAMEYASKTRLTTTTGSPRSDLDSPLDLTVTRNQEEEPTPADSVLDLSKRNSASSASTSPTIHKASGSPLPPVTDEPQREAEDAGMPDAPSERSSALEAVRSSLCPAHRSLLQRILRLAHQQHRLSLAYRDAHHRLVPPPDPLCGHLVAKQQDDTSSPPSFTGCWSRSGATRPTDWKTPGGPGCCCWLPPVCFCLQSLRCLSCQSLSLGHITTGVRTSSSLCSFTSSSSRSSSALCPNPSVCPVASVCCSNPQPCASCCSEHTYLAPTRHTAPGGGGGSECPVLKRERSRTPSPPPLSPIPSDMDGKEEDKPPSLLQQEGEKEEEAGCGGTVGEDREQQDLVERFSDKLKTIRPQEKDPPLSSALANHNLEKDPHLTTSANQHIAESQADAHLSEIITTVLNTGGGSDYSLNDMLHHHDNNESHPPRTRSRRRQEALAAMATLPDQSSTRRQTLLIKRELARLNQSLGRRLSLGKNKSRSATPFSTCSSPEPTPVTAEIDRITEEEGENGREKEGETGRVKEGETGRVKEGETGRVKEGETSRVKEGETGRVKEGETGRVKEGETSRVKEGETGRVKEGETGRVKEGETGRVKERETGRVKEGETGRVKEGETGRVKEGETGRVKEGETGRVKEGATEKVTAEEAVPVRVTKDRVGMKEEMEKLPVLSSTQQSPPQEDQHKPESWNITCQDSSRSDLPKKRREEESPGSTSSGLPEKSREEEEESPGSTSSACDHGSGLPERSREEEEESPGSTSSGLPERSREEEEESPGSTSSTCDHGSGLPERSREEEEESPGSTSSGLPERSREEEEESPGSTSSGLPERSREEEEESPGRTSSGLPERSREEEEETAGSSKDSSRVSARNSPSHPCRTRRGSRSQPGCSSQVVVGRSSQAGRSRRSIVPPQRFSSYVTEPRMMYSAACFSERIFSAQRTPKDRQPLNAPNTNRADSPSSATDTAEGLGEAREEELPLASSPEDVSLERSGGRGCRSTARGQSSDRESQRRGQVIPVTAASSEQQSPPKHRSPNRANVRLRAAKPFGRLRSSHSGQQSQPASPQTASRPEVPTGQPQYISPIKLMFVSAVVGEEGVRYTLKAAAPGSSWHGQETFDPCEESSWAGSPEKTPEKTRSPPKTRSPLQTSSPPKTRSPPKTRSPPQTRSPLQTRSPPKNTISSSPKLCGTMRGGEGGSPPKRSPGSQNGDGSPPFRETTPTKRRPGRPKKLGPQLEKRAKRPIGRPPKQRGVEPSCGSRQGGQDLSSGVPLGCSTGEEGNEERDPANRNLKITVVYGRSHRTKRTVSEEAACLQATEQLMDLNFVRPVKEKRFAPHASNSSNIIKCQKLQCTAAMRRPGRPAKVKISGISVTVTTTSPGKRKIHMNRDTARKSPEKLCQRKALLPEPQPSKELRKISSKPTSEDATRMQIERTTESKDGARERQTQTPPVLAVRHSVRVRKPSVYLLHSVATSTSRSLSHSTALLRRSRQLLINRASSKGSHRKRKEGGEDSPGQEELLSGREERRSEGRGGVLCEDLSQVAGVSVDSIFPASSSEALRWWPVSSDQDSLNQELARRIRLISQSWVAADTTHTTRTATIMSAKQRLDDDSLSSWKPEVGSAVRLLFDRRCSVERLASWFMQTTETQSLGIVKKTSSRNPYELLHYPGTPAGRASFPARRPCDYANTSRSLPKLCRRAPPSSVWPRSGSDVEES